The following coding sequences are from one Halorubrum sp. BOL3-1 window:
- a CDS encoding nucleoside phosphorylase, translating into MAKQPHLLVEEGDVHEIAVIPGDPGRVDRIADLCDDSEVVEQNREYKLVNASYEGTDLTICSTGIGCPSAAIAVEELSRVGVETFVRCGTCGALQADMEVGDMVVATGAAKEEGTSKRYEDEVYPAVPDYDVLTGLVDAAEDNDEEIHVGPIVSDDAFYNESDEYVDDWNDANLLAIEMEAATVFSLARRKGLAAGAICTVDGNLVAGSQKGADSDDELPEKAKDNVERAIRITLNAITEL; encoded by the coding sequence ATGGCGAAACAGCCGCACCTGCTGGTCGAGGAAGGCGACGTCCACGAGATCGCGGTCATCCCCGGCGACCCGGGGCGCGTCGACCGGATCGCGGACCTGTGCGACGACAGCGAGGTCGTCGAGCAGAACCGCGAGTACAAGCTCGTCAACGCGAGCTACGAGGGGACCGACCTCACGATCTGCTCGACGGGGATCGGCTGTCCGTCGGCAGCGATCGCGGTCGAGGAGCTCTCGCGGGTCGGCGTCGAGACGTTCGTCCGCTGTGGCACCTGCGGCGCGCTCCAGGCGGACATGGAGGTTGGCGACATGGTCGTCGCGACGGGCGCCGCGAAGGAGGAGGGAACGAGCAAGCGCTACGAGGACGAAGTGTATCCCGCGGTCCCGGACTACGACGTCCTCACTGGGCTCGTCGACGCCGCCGAGGACAACGACGAGGAGATCCACGTCGGTCCGATCGTCTCCGATGACGCGTTCTACAACGAGAGCGACGAGTACGTCGACGACTGGAACGACGCGAACCTGCTCGCGATCGAGATGGAGGCCGCGACCGTCTTCTCCCTCGCGCGCCGCAAGGGGCTGGCCGCGGGCGCCATCTGTACCGTCGACGGCAACCTCGTCGCGGGGTCACAGAAGGGCGCGGACTCCGACGACGAGCTGCCGGAGAAGGCGAAGGACAACGTCGAACGCGCGATTCGGATCACGCTGAACGCGATCACCGAGCTGTAG
- a CDS encoding amphi-Trp domain-containing protein has protein sequence MPEEQLFKTEESTARAEIADALVAAAEEVEAGSVRLTDASDEVTVEVPENPQFEVELERLTDSETGEERYELEYEIRWTR, from the coding sequence ATGCCCGAGGAACAACTGTTCAAGACGGAGGAATCGACGGCGAGAGCCGAGATCGCCGACGCGCTCGTCGCGGCGGCCGAGGAGGTCGAGGCCGGGTCCGTGCGCCTGACCGACGCGAGCGACGAAGTGACCGTTGAGGTCCCGGAGAACCCGCAGTTCGAGGTCGAACTCGAACGGCTCACGGACTCGGAGACGGGCGAGGAGCGGTACGAGCTGGAGTACGAGATCCGCTGGACGAGGTGA
- a CDS encoding UPF0179 family protein: MTTVTLIGTRLADVGREFVYEGESTDCEGCPYRSQCLNLSEGTRYRVTGIRENAQTLDCAVHDAGVRAVEVEPASVPANVPAEHAYAGSRVSLAGPCPHTECPSHGYCVPDGADFDDERVIDQVLGEPPHETCALDRDLTLVEFRAEE; the protein is encoded by the coding sequence ATGACCACGGTCACGCTCATCGGGACACGGCTCGCGGACGTCGGCCGCGAGTTCGTCTACGAGGGAGAATCGACCGACTGCGAGGGGTGTCCCTACCGCAGTCAGTGTCTCAACCTGTCGGAAGGAACGCGCTACCGGGTGACCGGAATTCGCGAGAACGCGCAGACGCTCGACTGCGCGGTCCACGATGCGGGCGTTCGAGCGGTCGAGGTCGAACCCGCGTCGGTTCCGGCGAACGTTCCGGCGGAACACGCGTACGCTGGAAGCAGGGTGTCCCTCGCCGGTCCCTGCCCGCACACCGAGTGCCCGAGCCACGGGTACTGCGTCCCCGACGGCGCCGATTTCGACGACGAACGCGTCATCGACCAGGTACTGGGCGAGCCGCCCCACGAGACGTGTGCGCTCGACCGAGACCTGACGCTCGTGGAGTTCCGCGCGGAGGAGTGA